Proteins from a genomic interval of Trichocoleus desertorum ATA4-8-CV12:
- the gltB gene encoding glutamate synthase large subunit has product MNEASHPMDNVSVNLNQQLNQGLEAGYSGQRWLVEERDACGVGFIADLQGRATHSLVAKALSALECLEHRGGCSADQDSGDGAGLMTAIPWELMQQSLTEMGVSAAAPERTGVGMLFLPQDPSAAAKARQIVEKIAQEESLTLLGWRLVPVQPEVLGVQAKENQPRIEQVLVQAESLTGDELERKLYLVRKRIEQAVAIALHESSGPSEYDSLRDFYVCSFSSRTLIYKGMVRSAVLGDFYTDLKQPAYQSVFAVYHRRFSTNTLPKWPLAQPMRFLGHNGEINTLLGNINWMVAREADLAHATWGDRLQDLKPVVNPDNSDSATLDNVMELLVQSGRSPAAALMIMVPEAYKNQPDLANYPEIVGFYEYYSGIQEPWDGPALLVFSDGKKVGATLDRNGLRPARYSITKDGFVVVASEAGVVDLPEAEIVEKGRLGPGQMISVDLGTHEVLKNWQIKQRVAQAHPYSEWLQQNRQNLQAQPFADTAQMDGQMLLRHQVAFGYSSEDVEMIIESMAAQGKEPTFSMGDDIPLAVLSEKPRLLYDYFKQRFAQVTNPPIDPLRESLVMSLTMQLGERGNLLEAKPESARQLKLESPVLNEVELEQIKQSGFETASLSTLFAISAGPEGLQRAVNALCQQAVEAVRAGKKVLVLSDRNQEGSSQLTAEHSYIPPLLAVGAVHHHLIRQGLRMKASLIVDTAQCWSTHHFACLIGYGASAVCPYLALETVRHWWSDSKTQAMMQRGKIEVSTLNGAQDNFRKAVEAGLLKILSKMGISLLASYHGAQIFEAIGIGSDLLHLGFSGTTSRLGGLSVAELANEVISFHCRAFPELTAKKPENYGFVQYRPGGEYHMNNPEMVKTLHKAVADKSYDHYDLYQQHLSNRPITALRDLLDFKSDRPSIPLEEVESVADIMQRFCTGGMSLGALSREAHETLAIAMNRIGGKSNSGEGGEDPVRYHPLNDVDENGNSPTLPHLKGLRNGDTASSSIKQVASGRFGVTPEYLASAKQIEIKMAQGAKPGEGGQLPGKKVSPYIAMLRRSKPGVTLISPPPHHDIYSIEDLAQLIFDLHQISPTAQVSVKLVAEIGIGTVAAGVAKANADIIQISGHDGGTGASPLSSIKHAGGPWELGLTEVHRVLMENQLRDRVILRVDGGLKAGWDVLIAALMGAEEFGFGSIAMIAEGCIMARICHTNNCPVGVATQREELRKRFTGTPEHVVNFFYFIAEEVRSLLARLGYRSLDEVIGRADLLAVRGGAKLTKTQSLNLNCLTQLPDTRENRAWLQHESVHSNGPVLDDQLLADVEIQAAIANQGSVTKEVMVINTDRTVGTRLSGAIAKKYGDSGFEGQITLNFKGSAGQSFGAFNLPGMTLNLEGEANDYVGKGMHGGEIVIKSPAAATYDPALNVIVGNTCLYGSTGGTLFANGQAGERFAVRNSKGQAVIEGAGDHCCEYMTGGTIVVLGRVGRNVGAGMTGGLAYFLDEDGSFPTKVNPEIVKVQRVIAPVGEQQLRDLIEAHAERTGSQKAKAILANWSESLSKFWQVVPPSEADSPEANPDAATEKVLSSVQ; this is encoded by the coding sequence ATGAACGAAGCGAGCCATCCCATGGATAACGTGAGTGTGAATTTGAACCAGCAATTAAATCAGGGATTAGAAGCAGGCTACTCCGGCCAACGTTGGTTGGTTGAGGAGCGAGATGCTTGTGGCGTTGGTTTCATTGCGGATCTCCAAGGTCGAGCTACCCACTCTTTAGTGGCTAAGGCGTTGTCAGCTCTGGAGTGTTTAGAACATCGTGGCGGTTGTAGTGCCGACCAAGATTCTGGGGATGGAGCAGGGTTAATGACTGCCATCCCTTGGGAATTGATGCAGCAGTCTCTTACGGAGATGGGAGTGTCAGCTGCTGCACCTGAGCGGACGGGAGTAGGCATGCTCTTTTTGCCTCAAGATCCCTCAGCCGCCGCTAAAGCTCGTCAGATTGTCGAAAAAATTGCTCAAGAAGAGTCTCTAACGCTGTTAGGGTGGCGCTTGGTTCCTGTTCAGCCTGAGGTGTTAGGCGTTCAAGCGAAGGAAAATCAACCTCGAATCGAGCAAGTGTTGGTACAGGCTGAGAGCCTGACTGGGGATGAGCTAGAGCGTAAGCTTTACCTCGTGCGTAAGCGGATTGAGCAGGCAGTTGCGATCGCTCTCCATGAATCTTCTGGCCCTAGCGAGTATGACTCGTTGAGAGATTTTTATGTTTGCTCCTTCTCTAGCCGCACCCTTATTTACAAGGGAATGGTGCGATCGGCAGTTCTGGGAGATTTTTACACCGACCTGAAGCAGCCTGCTTACCAAAGTGTGTTTGCGGTGTATCACCGTCGCTTTAGCACCAATACCTTGCCTAAGTGGCCACTGGCGCAACCGATGCGCTTCTTGGGTCACAACGGTGAAATCAATACCTTGCTCGGCAACATTAACTGGATGGTGGCACGGGAAGCAGATTTGGCTCATGCGACTTGGGGCGATCGCCTGCAAGACCTTAAGCCTGTAGTCAACCCAGATAACAGTGACTCTGCGACGCTGGACAACGTCATGGAATTGCTGGTGCAATCGGGACGCAGCCCGGCGGCAGCTTTGATGATCATGGTGCCAGAGGCTTACAAGAATCAGCCAGATTTGGCTAACTATCCGGAAATTGTTGGTTTCTACGAGTACTACAGCGGCATTCAAGAACCTTGGGATGGCCCAGCACTGCTAGTCTTCAGTGATGGCAAGAAAGTAGGTGCGACGCTAGACCGTAACGGTTTACGTCCCGCTCGCTATAGCATCACCAAAGATGGTTTTGTAGTGGTGGCTTCGGAAGCGGGTGTGGTGGATCTGCCAGAAGCAGAGATTGTAGAGAAAGGACGCCTTGGCCCTGGGCAAATGATTTCGGTGGATTTGGGCACTCATGAAGTCCTGAAGAACTGGCAGATTAAGCAACGAGTGGCTCAAGCTCATCCTTATAGCGAGTGGCTCCAGCAAAACCGTCAAAATTTGCAGGCTCAACCCTTTGCAGATACCGCCCAAATGGACGGTCAGATGCTGTTGCGGCACCAAGTGGCCTTTGGCTACAGCTCTGAAGACGTGGAAATGATCATCGAGTCGATGGCGGCTCAAGGGAAAGAACCTACCTTCTCAATGGGTGACGATATTCCACTGGCAGTGCTGTCTGAGAAGCCCCGTCTGCTCTACGATTACTTTAAGCAGCGCTTCGCTCAAGTGACCAACCCCCCGATTGACCCCCTGCGTGAGAGTTTGGTCATGTCTTTGACCATGCAGCTGGGTGAGCGGGGTAACTTGCTGGAAGCCAAGCCAGAGTCGGCTCGCCAGCTGAAGCTAGAATCTCCAGTGCTGAATGAGGTAGAGCTAGAGCAAATCAAGCAGTCTGGGTTTGAAACAGCGTCACTGTCTACCTTGTTTGCCATCTCCGCAGGGCCAGAAGGGTTACAACGAGCGGTAAATGCTCTCTGTCAGCAAGCGGTAGAAGCGGTTCGTGCGGGTAAAAAGGTTCTGGTTTTGAGCGATCGCAACCAGGAAGGTAGTTCACAGCTAACGGCAGAGCACAGCTACATTCCACCTTTGCTAGCAGTGGGTGCAGTCCATCACCACCTGATTCGTCAAGGCTTGCGGATGAAAGCATCCTTGATTGTGGATACAGCCCAATGCTGGAGCACCCATCACTTCGCTTGCTTGATTGGCTATGGAGCCAGTGCGGTCTGCCCTTACCTAGCACTAGAAACTGTGCGTCATTGGTGGTCTGATTCTAAGACTCAAGCCATGATGCAGCGCGGCAAGATCGAGGTTTCTACACTGAATGGTGCTCAGGATAACTTCCGTAAGGCAGTCGAAGCGGGCTTGCTGAAGATTCTTTCCAAGATGGGGATCTCGCTTTTGGCTAGCTACCACGGGGCGCAAATCTTTGAAGCGATTGGGATCGGTTCGGATCTGTTACATCTAGGCTTCTCTGGCACCACCTCCCGGTTGGGTGGCCTCAGTGTCGCGGAGTTAGCCAATGAGGTCATTTCCTTCCATTGCCGCGCTTTCCCCGAACTCACCGCCAAGAAGCCAGAAAACTACGGCTTTGTGCAATACCGTCCGGGTGGTGAATACCACATGAACAACCCGGAAATGGTCAAAACGTTGCATAAAGCGGTAGCCGATAAGAGCTACGACCATTACGACTTGTACCAGCAGCATCTCAGCAACCGTCCGATTACGGCTCTGCGGGATCTGCTCGACTTCAAGAGCGATCGCCCTTCAATTCCTTTAGAGGAAGTGGAGTCTGTCGCTGACATCATGCAACGCTTTTGCACGGGCGGCATGTCCTTGGGCGCACTCTCGCGGGAAGCCCATGAAACGTTGGCGATCGCGATGAACCGAATTGGCGGCAAATCCAACTCTGGTGAAGGCGGCGAAGATCCGGTACGTTACCACCCCCTCAACGATGTGGATGAAAACGGCAACTCGCCTACGTTACCCCACTTAAAAGGGCTGAGAAATGGAGACACCGCCAGCTCCTCAATTAAACAAGTTGCCTCGGGTCGCTTTGGTGTGACCCCGGAGTACCTCGCCAGTGCTAAGCAGATTGAGATCAAGATGGCTCAAGGGGCGAAGCCTGGGGAAGGGGGTCAACTGCCTGGGAAGAAAGTCAGCCCCTACATCGCGATGTTGCGACGCTCCAAGCCTGGAGTGACCCTGATTTCTCCGCCGCCTCACCATGACATCTACTCAATCGAAGATTTGGCCCAGTTAATCTTTGATCTGCACCAGATTAGCCCCACGGCTCAAGTTTCGGTGAAGCTGGTAGCTGAGATTGGGATTGGTACTGTTGCGGCTGGTGTGGCTAAAGCCAACGCTGACATCATCCAAATTTCGGGTCACGATGGCGGTACAGGCGCTTCTCCCCTCAGCTCAATTAAGCATGCAGGTGGGCCTTGGGAACTCGGTCTGACCGAAGTGCATCGCGTCCTAATGGAAAATCAACTGCGCGATCGGGTGATTCTGCGGGTGGATGGTGGCCTCAAGGCAGGTTGGGATGTGCTAATTGCAGCGCTGATGGGAGCCGAGGAGTTTGGCTTCGGTTCGATCGCGATGATTGCTGAAGGTTGCATCATGGCGCGGATCTGCCACACTAACAACTGTCCCGTGGGTGTCGCGACGCAGCGGGAAGAACTCCGCAAGCGCTTTACTGGCACACCGGAGCATGTAGTCAACTTCTTCTACTTCATCGCAGAAGAAGTGCGATCGCTGTTGGCGAGACTTGGCTATCGCTCTTTGGATGAAGTGATTGGTCGGGCAGATTTGTTGGCAGTACGAGGAGGCGCGAAGCTGACCAAGACACAATCGCTGAACCTGAATTGCTTGACTCAACTGCCTGACACCCGTGAGAACCGAGCTTGGTTGCAACACGAGTCGGTACATAGCAATGGCCCAGTGCTCGATGATCAGTTATTAGCTGATGTTGAGATTCAAGCGGCGATCGCGAATCAGGGTAGCGTGACGAAAGAGGTCATGGTTATCAATACTGACCGGACTGTCGGCACACGCTTGTCTGGGGCGATCGCGAAGAAGTATGGCGATTCTGGATTTGAAGGTCAAATTACCCTCAATTTCAAAGGCAGTGCGGGCCAAAGCTTTGGTGCCTTTAACTTACCGGGTATGACGCTAAACCTGGAAGGCGAAGCGAATGACTATGTGGGTAAGGGCATGCACGGTGGTGAAATTGTGATCAAGTCACCTGCTGCTGCCACTTATGATCCCGCATTAAACGTGATTGTAGGTAACACTTGCCTCTATGGCTCGACGGGTGGCACTCTGTTTGCCAACGGTCAAGCAGGTGAACGCTTTGCAGTGCGGAACTCCAAAGGTCAAGCAGTGATCGAAGGGGCGGGTGACCACTGCTGCGAATACATGACGGGTGGCACTATTGTTGTTCTCGGTCGAGTGGGTCGCAACGTGGGCGCTGGCATGACAGGTGGCTTGGCTTACTTCTTGGATGAAGATGGCAGCTTCCCCACCAAGGTCAACCCCGAAATCGTGAAAGTGCAGCGGGTGATTGCTCCGGTTGGTGAACAACAACTCCGCGACTTAATTGAAGCCCATGCAGAACGGACAGGTAGCCAGAAAGCTAAAGCAATTTTGGCGAACTGGTCAGAGTCTTTATCTAAGTTCTGGCAAGTGGTACCACCTTCTGAAGCAGACAGCCCAGAAGCAAATCCTGATGCTGCAACTGAAAAAGTGTTGAGTTCTGTGCAGTAA
- a CDS encoding phosphodiester glycosidase family protein produces the protein MLNAKTSSQRLLAKPAPRYPHLAFKFVLSPLLALSYLLISAFVGRVESGAVPAAIAQSNQPAPATPRSPSSSTVSPSPRLLQQGTQISLNGQTWPVAWSQWQSAPSNNQIRTGISDTGLLRTTGVDLLNTNDSLQQPVQWFSSPTSNPLNLAVRHSQQYRYLDITELAAQAGWQVRPSGSTLLVTAPPSKLTSIRQGRQTWGNRIVIDLDRPTPWQVDLQGQTLSVTLNATADPALLQRFKPASVRPTSSTPPPRPTRPQIATPQVTAPPPGIPLKLEAVQNKLALRLEIPAGLQPQFSTLPQPNRLIIDLRPDAMVERNILWAPGLHWQQQFLTLGSSRFPVVWLSVNLRQPGLKLGPIWSDPSSLMGIAPLVQTAQRWQVAAAINGGFFNRKNQLPLGAIRQNSSWVSSPILNRGAIAWNEAGEVKIDRLTLQETLSTSTGQQLPVLSVNSGYVQAGIARYNSLWGNTYTPLTDNEIIVTVRNNQVIGQQPSEGAGKGAFAIPADGYLLTFRANRNAATALPNNTVVQLESETLPTDFARYSQIMGAGPLLVQNRQIVLDAKAEKFSDAFIQERAVRSVIGTNGEGTLMIATVHNRVGGVGPTLSETAQLMQQMGAIDALNLDGGSSTTLYLGGQILNRPPQTAARVHNGIGVFIQPNP, from the coding sequence GTGCTTAACGCTAAAACCTCCAGTCAGCGGTTGCTCGCTAAACCTGCCCCCCGCTACCCCCATCTTGCTTTCAAATTTGTACTTTCACCCCTACTAGCGCTGTCCTACCTCCTAATAAGTGCTTTTGTAGGCAGAGTAGAGAGTGGGGCCGTACCCGCCGCGATCGCGCAATCGAACCAGCCCGCTCCTGCCACTCCGCGATCGCCCAGCAGCTCAACTGTCTCTCCCTCTCCTCGGTTATTGCAGCAGGGAACACAAATCTCGCTAAATGGGCAAACCTGGCCTGTGGCTTGGAGCCAATGGCAATCTGCCCCTAGTAACAATCAAATTCGTACAGGAATTAGTGACACAGGGCTACTTCGCACGACTGGAGTGGATTTGCTAAATACAAATGATTCCCTCCAGCAACCTGTGCAGTGGTTCTCTAGCCCCACCTCCAACCCCCTCAACTTGGCTGTTCGCCATAGTCAGCAATATCGCTACTTAGATATTACAGAGCTAGCAGCTCAGGCTGGTTGGCAAGTAAGACCGTCGGGTAGCACGCTGCTCGTTACCGCTCCTCCATCCAAATTGACCTCCATTCGGCAAGGTCGTCAAACTTGGGGCAATCGCATCGTGATTGATCTAGATCGCCCCACGCCTTGGCAAGTCGATCTGCAAGGTCAGACTCTGAGCGTGACGCTAAACGCAACCGCTGATCCAGCCTTACTCCAGCGTTTTAAGCCCGCCTCTGTCCGACCCACATCCAGCACTCCCCCGCCTCGTCCCACTCGCCCTCAGATAGCGACACCCCAGGTAACGGCACCTCCACCAGGTATTCCTCTAAAACTGGAAGCCGTTCAAAACAAGCTAGCATTGCGACTTGAGATTCCTGCGGGTTTGCAACCGCAATTTTCGACTTTACCTCAGCCCAATCGGCTCATCATCGATCTCAGACCCGACGCTATGGTAGAACGAAATATCTTGTGGGCTCCGGGATTACATTGGCAACAGCAATTTCTCACGCTTGGTAGTTCCCGCTTCCCAGTGGTTTGGCTCTCAGTGAACTTACGCCAGCCCGGATTAAAATTGGGGCCAATTTGGAGCGACCCCAGTTCCCTTATGGGGATTGCTCCCCTCGTACAAACCGCTCAGCGTTGGCAAGTCGCTGCGGCTATCAATGGTGGCTTTTTTAATCGCAAAAATCAGTTGCCACTGGGTGCAATTCGACAAAACAGCAGTTGGGTATCCAGCCCCATTCTCAACCGGGGGGCGATCGCCTGGAATGAAGCAGGAGAGGTAAAAATCGATCGCCTCACACTTCAAGAAACGCTTAGCACATCAACAGGACAACAGCTACCCGTCTTGTCGGTCAATAGTGGCTACGTGCAAGCAGGAATTGCTCGCTACAACTCACTTTGGGGAAACACTTACACGCCACTGACTGACAACGAAATCATTGTCACCGTTCGCAACAACCAAGTGATAGGCCAACAGCCATCTGAAGGAGCAGGTAAAGGTGCCTTTGCGATCCCCGCTGACGGCTATCTACTCACCTTTCGAGCTAACCGGAACGCTGCTACTGCTTTACCCAATAACACCGTGGTTCAGTTAGAGAGCGAAACTCTACCCACTGATTTTGCTCGTTATTCCCAGATTATGGGTGCTGGTCCGCTACTCGTGCAGAATCGGCAAATCGTCCTAGACGCTAAAGCAGAAAAGTTTAGCGATGCCTTTATTCAGGAACGGGCTGTCCGTAGTGTAATTGGCACCAACGGAGAGGGCACCTTAATGATAGCGACGGTTCACAATCGAGTCGGTGGGGTTGGCCCTACCCTGAGCGAGACAGCTCAACTGATGCAACAAATGGGAGCGATCGATGCCCTGAACCTAGATGGTGGTAGCTCCACAACCTTGTATCTAGGTGGTCAAATCCTCAATCGTCCTCCTCAAACCGCAGCCCGAGTGCATAACGGCATCGGAGTCTTTATCCAACCAAACCCATAA
- a CDS encoding phosphomannose isomerase type II C-terminal cupin domain, whose amino-acid sequence MFACRPNLWLREIGRLTSQSSSNHPLQQLFRREIVAQLQEAPQASTFPTSSPSPTKGVAATELRPWGSFTILEEGRGYKIKRIEVKPGHRLSLQMHHHRSEHWIVVSGTAKVTCDGQDLVLCSNQSTYVPQCTSHRLENPGVIPLVLIEVQNGEYLGEDDIVRFQDDYARTAAKVSSN is encoded by the coding sequence ATGTTTGCCTGCAGGCCAAACTTGTGGCTTCGAGAAATTGGGAGACTCACCTCTCAATCTTCTTCAAACCATCCTTTGCAGCAGTTATTTAGGAGAGAAATCGTGGCCCAGCTTCAAGAAGCCCCCCAAGCATCTACCTTCCCCACATCCTCCCCAAGTCCTACCAAAGGAGTCGCTGCCACAGAACTGCGCCCTTGGGGTTCTTTCACAATCCTAGAAGAGGGCCGAGGCTACAAAATCAAGCGAATTGAGGTCAAGCCAGGGCATCGCCTAAGCTTGCAAATGCATCATCATCGTAGTGAGCACTGGATTGTGGTTTCTGGCACCGCCAAAGTCACTTGTGATGGCCAAGACCTGGTTTTGTGCAGCAATCAGTCCACCTATGTACCACAATGTACTAGCCACCGTTTAGAGAACCCTGGAGTCATTCCACTCGTTCTGATTGAAGTCCAGAACGGAGAGTACCTGGGAGAAGATGATATTGTGCGCTTCCAAGATGATTACGCCCGTACTGCTGCAAAAGTGAGTAGCAACTAA
- a CDS encoding iron-sulfur cluster assembly accessory protein yields MLQLSQAAINEVLRLKQKCHKSNAIFRLGVQPSGCSGMSYTLEFDDAIGPDDELYNCNGIQVAIARPSLTFLNGLSLDYSEDLMGGGFRFHNPNATQSCGCGNSFSIS; encoded by the coding sequence ATGCTTCAGCTCAGCCAAGCCGCCATTAACGAAGTTTTGCGACTCAAGCAAAAGTGTCACAAATCCAACGCCATATTTCGCCTCGGAGTGCAGCCCAGTGGCTGTTCTGGCATGTCTTACACACTAGAATTTGATGATGCCATTGGACCTGATGACGAGCTGTATAACTGCAATGGCATTCAAGTTGCGATCGCCCGTCCCAGCCTAACCTTCTTAAATGGCTTAAGCTTAGATTACTCAGAAGACCTCATGGGCGGAGGATTTCGCTTTCACAACCCCAACGCGACTCAAAGCTGTGGTTGTGGTAACTCCTTCTCAATTAGCTAA
- the rpsL gene encoding 30S ribosomal protein S12, whose product MPTIQQLIRSERQKVQKKTKSPALKSCPQRRGVCTRVYTTTPKKPNSALRKVARVRLTSGFEVTAYIPGIGHNLQEHSVVMIRGGRVKDLPGVRYHIIRGTLDTAGVKDRRQGRSKYGTKRATAKKK is encoded by the coding sequence ATGCCCACTATCCAGCAACTCATTCGTAGCGAACGTCAGAAAGTTCAGAAGAAAACCAAATCCCCGGCTCTGAAGAGTTGCCCTCAGCGTCGTGGCGTTTGCACAAGAGTTTACACAACTACTCCTAAGAAGCCAAACTCTGCCCTGCGTAAAGTCGCAAGGGTTCGCCTCACCTCTGGTTTTGAGGTGACAGCTTATATTCCAGGTATTGGTCACAACTTGCAAGAACACTCTGTGGTCATGATCCGGGGTGGTCGGGTTAAAGACTTACCTGGTGTGAGATACCACATCATCCGTGGAACCTTAGATACCGCTGGAGTCAAAGACCGCCGTCAAGGTCGATCCAAGTACGGTACCAAGCGTGCCACTGCCAAGAAAAAGTAG
- the rpsG gene encoding 30S ribosomal protein S7, giving the protein MSRRTVIQKRPVPPDSVYNSRLVSMMMRRIMQSGKKSVAAHIVYDAFKTIEERTGSDPLELFERAVRNATPLVEVKARRVGGATYQVPMEVRSDRGTALALRWLSQFARQRAGRTMAGKLANELMDAANETGSAIRKREETHRMAEANKAFAHYRY; this is encoded by the coding sequence ATGTCTCGTCGTACTGTTATTCAAAAACGTCCTGTTCCTCCCGATTCTGTATACAACAGCCGCCTAGTCAGCATGATGATGCGGCGCATTATGCAAAGTGGCAAGAAGTCCGTTGCTGCTCATATTGTTTATGATGCCTTCAAGACCATTGAGGAACGGACAGGCTCAGATCCTCTAGAGCTATTTGAAAGAGCAGTGCGGAATGCAACGCCTCTCGTTGAGGTCAAAGCTCGTCGGGTGGGGGGAGCAACGTATCAAGTTCCTATGGAAGTACGCTCCGATAGAGGTACTGCCCTCGCTTTACGCTGGTTAAGCCAATTTGCTCGCCAACGCGCTGGCAGAACCATGGCTGGCAAACTAGCGAACGAGTTGATGGATGCAGCTAACGAAACAGGCAGCGCAATTCGTAAGCGCGAAGAAACCCACCGCATGGCTGAAGCGAATAAGGCTTTCGCCCACTATCGGTATTGA
- the fusA gene encoding elongation factor G: MSRTTPLERVRNIGIAAHIDAGKTTTTERILFYSGVVHKIGEVHDGTAITDWMEQERERGITITAAAISTAWARRDPKNPTKALAGEPEYKINIIDTPGHVDFTIEVERSMRVLDGVIAVFCSVGGVQPQSETVWRQADRYKVPRMVFVNKMDRTGANFFKVYGQIRDRLRANAVPVQIPIGTEENFKGLVDLVRMRAHIYKNDLGTDIEETEIPAEFREQAEEFRTKLIESVAETDDTLTEKYLNGEELTEEEIRAAIRKGTIAGMIVPMLCGSAFKNKGVQQMLDAVIDYLPAPVDIPPVQGTLPDGSTVERGPSDSEPFSALAFKVMSDKFVGRLTFVRVYSGVLKKGTYILNASKNKKERVSRLIILKADDRIDVDELRAGDLGAIPGLSDTLTGDTLCDENAPVILESLYIPEPVISVAVEPKTKQDMEKLSKALKALSEEDPTFRVSIDPETNQTVIAGMGELHLEILVDRMLREFKVEANVGAPQVAYRETIRKAVKAEGKFIRQSGGKGQYGHVVIELQPGETGSGFEFVSKIVGGTVPKEYIAPAEQGMKEACESGILAGYPVIDVKVTMVDGSYHDVDSSEMAFKIAGSMAIKEAVMKASPVLLEPVMKVEAEAPEEFLGSVMGNLISRRGQIEGQTVEQGIAKVTTKVPLAEMFGYATDIRSMTQGRGTFTMEFSQYDEVPRNVAETIIAKSKGNA, translated from the coding sequence GTGTCACGCACCACCCCGCTTGAGCGAGTACGCAACATTGGTATTGCTGCCCACATTGATGCGGGCAAAACTACAACAACAGAGCGCATTTTGTTCTACTCCGGTGTAGTTCACAAGATTGGCGAAGTCCATGACGGAACTGCTATAACTGACTGGATGGAACAAGAGCGGGAGCGAGGCATTACCATCACTGCTGCCGCAATTAGTACTGCTTGGGCTCGTCGCGATCCTAAAAACCCGACTAAAGCTTTAGCAGGCGAGCCTGAATACAAGATCAACATCATTGACACTCCGGGTCACGTGGATTTCACGATTGAAGTGGAACGCTCCATGCGGGTATTAGACGGCGTTATTGCTGTCTTTTGCTCAGTAGGCGGAGTTCAACCTCAATCTGAAACTGTGTGGCGGCAAGCCGATCGCTACAAAGTCCCTCGGATGGTCTTTGTCAACAAAATGGATCGGACGGGAGCTAACTTCTTCAAGGTTTACGGTCAGATCCGCGATCGCTTACGTGCCAATGCGGTTCCAGTGCAAATTCCCATTGGCACTGAAGAAAACTTCAAGGGTCTTGTAGATTTGGTACGCATGCGTGCCCACATTTACAAAAACGACTTGGGAACTGACATTGAGGAAACTGAAATTCCTGCGGAATTTCGGGAACAGGCTGAGGAGTTCCGTACCAAGTTAATCGAGTCTGTTGCGGAAACCGATGATACGCTCACCGAGAAGTATCTAAATGGTGAAGAGCTGACGGAAGAGGAAATTCGAGCTGCGATCCGTAAAGGGACCATTGCTGGAATGATTGTCCCGATGCTCTGTGGCTCTGCCTTCAAAAACAAAGGTGTGCAGCAAATGCTGGACGCAGTGATTGATTACCTGCCTGCTCCAGTCGATATTCCTCCTGTTCAAGGAACACTGCCCGATGGATCAACGGTTGAGCGGGGTCCAAGCGACAGTGAGCCGTTCTCAGCTCTAGCCTTTAAGGTAATGTCCGATAAGTTTGTCGGTCGGTTAACCTTCGTTAGAGTCTACTCAGGTGTCTTGAAGAAAGGTACCTACATCCTTAACGCTTCCAAAAACAAGAAAGAGCGCGTCTCTCGCCTCATTATCTTGAAAGCGGATGACCGGATTGATGTAGACGAACTGCGTGCTGGGGACTTGGGTGCTATTCCTGGCTTGTCAGATACCTTGACTGGGGACACGCTTTGCGATGAAAATGCTCCTGTAATCCTGGAATCTCTTTACATCCCAGAGCCTGTGATCTCGGTGGCAGTTGAGCCGAAAACCAAGCAAGACATGGAGAAGCTTTCAAAGGCCCTGAAAGCGCTTTCGGAAGAAGATCCAACTTTCCGGGTTAGCATTGACCCTGAAACCAACCAAACCGTGATTGCTGGCATGGGTGAGCTGCACCTAGAAATTCTTGTAGATCGCATGCTACGGGAATTTAAGGTGGAAGCCAATGTAGGTGCCCCCCAAGTCGCTTACCGTGAAACCATCCGCAAGGCAGTTAAAGCTGAAGGCAAATTTATCCGCCAAAGCGGTGGTAAGGGTCAGTACGGTCACGTTGTGATTGAACTGCAACCGGGTGAAACAGGCAGCGGCTTTGAGTTTGTCTCTAAGATTGTTGGTGGTACTGTACCTAAAGAGTACATTGCCCCAGCAGAACAGGGCATGAAAGAAGCCTGTGAGTCTGGAATTCTGGCTGGCTACCCAGTGATTGATGTAAAGGTCACGATGGTAGACGGTTCTTATCACGACGTGGATTCTTCAGAAATGGCTTTTAAGATTGCTGGTTCAATGGCAATCAAAGAAGCTGTAATGAAGGCATCCCCTGTTCTACTAGAACCTGTGATGAAAGTTGAGGCTGAGGCTCCTGAGGAATTCCTTGGCTCCGTCATGGGTAACCTCATTTCCCGTCGAGGCCAGATTGAAGGCCAAACCGTTGAACAGGGAATTGCTAAGGTGACCACTAAGGTTCCGTTAGCTGAGATGTTTGGATATGCCACGGACATCCGGTCTATGACTCAGGGCCGCGGTACATTTACGATGGAATTCAGCCAGTATGATGAGGTACCTCGCAATGTGGCTGAAACAATCATCGCGAAGAGTAAAGGGAACGCATAA